The following is a genomic window from Bacillus sp. FJAT-52991.
CCATCGGCATACGTTTCAAATAAAATCCCTGTATAATAGCTCATATGACTTACGAGCGATAAATCAAATTTGACATATGGGTCGATGCCGTAATCTTTTAGCAAGTCGATCAGTTGACGCAGCTCCTGGATCGCTTCCTTACCCGCCCCATCTTCAATTAACTCATCGGCCATTTGTAAGCAGTCTTCATTTCCATGTAAATGTAAAAATTTCAAGAGACGTTGCTTATCAATCGACGACAAGGAAAGGGCGCGCACATGCTCACGATAGCCCACGTAATTTTTTTCATATAAATAACGGCGAAGCGTGCTCGCTCTTTCTTCCGTTCCAAGAATTTGCTGGAACAGCTGCTCAACAAAGCGAATATGACCAATTGACACTTGAAATTGCGTAAGGCCCATTTCTTTCATCGCCGATACCATTAACGCAATCACCTCAGCATCGGCACTGATCGTTTCATCACCAATATTTTCGACACCAATTTGGGCAAATTCGGCTGCGCGTCCCCCTTCACGCTGCTGAGCACGATACACATTTGCTGAATAGGCAAGGCGAAGCGGCACTTGCTCTTTTAACAGCTTAGACGCTGCCGTTCGTGCAATCGGCGTCGTCATATCCGGTCGAAGCACAAGGGTATTCCCCTGCTGATCTAATAATTTAAATAACTGCTGATCTAAAATCGCCGACGCTTCTCCGACCGTATCGTAATATTCTAAAGCAGGCGTCTCAATAAACTGATAACCCCAGCTCTTCATTTGTTGTTCTATTGAATCTTTTAACTGACGTTTCGTTTCATAAATATGAGGAAGTGTATCCCTCATCCCAACTGGCTTTTCAAACATGAACAGTTTTGACATCCTCATCACCCGACAGTTTATTTTTTAAAATACTTTAGTTCGCTAATATGTTACCATAATGAAGTTATCAATAGTTTAACGGTTCTGACTATTTACGTCAAGTGAATTAACAGAAAGTTTAAAAAAGGGAACCCGATATGATTAAGACGTTCTCTTTTGAATCACAAAAAATGAATTAGCAACACAAATAGGGTACAGAATCGCATTGGTTCTTGTACCCTATTTTTTTATTGATTTATCAATATTTATGAAAAATTAGCATGTAAAACCTCATAGGAAATCGCAATGGAATTTGCTAAAAGACGACCAATTTATAGAAGAACGAAACACATCGTATGTATCCTATTGGATTTGCTGAAACAACTAGAAAAACTACGCAAGATTCATTACATCCGATGTACGTGCTGAATTAGCTCGCTCCCTATGCAAACTACAGGTCTGAATTTATAACAGATGACAAAGTTTATAATTATCAAAATTTAATTACAAAGTGTGATATGTGTGTGAAAGAAGTGAAAATATCAAAACATAAGCAAGATAAGAATAATTTTTGTTCACAAGAATGTTATTATGAATTTAGGTCTATTTATTATTCTAGAGAAAATCATCCCCTATACTACATCTAAAAGGAATAGGAGCTTCTGCTCTTTTTATATTTTTGTTAAATGGGTATAATTTCAAAAAAATCTATATTAAGGAGTTTTTTGAAATTGAGAAAAAAAATATCATTAATTATTATTTTTAGTTTAGTTATTTCTGTGTTTGCGCCGTCTGTATATTTAAAAGAAAATAATGATTACTCTTTACCTTCATCTACTTTCGGTTCGTATACGGGGAAAGAAAATAGTCATGTTGAAGTAGGTTATAAAGAAGCTGATGCATGGGTGGTTTTGGTTGGTAGATTAGTTATTCAAGGTACTACAAGGTTAGCGAAAGTTGGGTCGAAAACTTTTAAAAAAGTACCTAGTTCTACAGTTACTAATGCTTTGAAAAATTATAAAGGAACTACCTATTCAATTGGATCTAAAAAATATAAATTAACAAAAACTGATATGAAACATATGCTTGAAAGACATCATCCTAAGTATTGGACTGATAATAAGAAAAATGTAAAGAAACAAACCTTTTTTGATTATAGATTATCGATAAAAGATATAGAAAACATAGCAATTAGTGTTGCTAAACAGAATAGAGAAAAACTTTCTAAAGTTTCCTCTAATGGTTCAGCACAGGTAAAAGGGAAAGTTGATGGTGTAGAGTATGTTTTAGGTGTTGAAAAAGGACATATACGTCAATTGTATCCTGTAGCTAAATAAGAAGGAGAATACTATGAAAATAGAGACTTATATTTATTTGGAAGATGAAGATAAGTTTGTGAATTTGAATGAAACAGATAAAATTAAAGATTTTGTTAGCCGAAAAGAAGATTTTATGGAAGATGGATTTTTAAATTTAGATGGAACTATTACATTTAAAAATGGGGAAAAAGGAGAAATTGTTGATTTTGATGAATCAGATGAAATTTCCCCTCTATGGCATTATTATAAAAATGCTTTAAAAGATTACTTAAAAGAAGGATATGGAGAAGTTTATTATCCAAATTCACCATTAGAAATAAAATTTGAAAAAAAATCAAAAAGAGAGTTAATGTTATCTTTAGAAAATCAAATTTTAATTTGTGATCAAAAAGAATTTTTGGAAGAATTTTATAATGCTGCAATTAAATTCATTGAATTCACTGATTATATAAGTGAAGGGCAATATTATGATGATTTAAAAGAAGAATTATCAGTCATTAAAAATTTGGATTGAAAATTATATATGGATAAGCGTCAACGGTAAGCGAAGAAAAAGGCGGTCCTGTAGGGGTGCCTTTTTTGAGCATTAAGGAGTTGGCAGACTCACTACATCAAGAGGGAGACCCCAAGATTTTGGTCATGCAGCGCATGACTCGGCGAAGGCCGAAACAGCCTCACTTTACATGGAAGTAGTGCCGAAATTCACCCCTTAAATTAGAGGTGAAAAATGAATGAGTTTTGCCATTTGTCGGATGCAAAAAATGAAATCTCATGACCTAAAAGGCATGCAATTTCATAATCAAAGAGAACGGGAATCGAGAACGAATCCGGACATTGATCCAGAGA
Proteins encoded in this region:
- a CDS encoding ATP phosphoribosyltransferase regulatory subunit, translating into MSKLFMFEKPVGMRDTLPHIYETKRQLKDSIEQQMKSWGYQFIETPALEYYDTVGEASAILDQQLFKLLDQQGNTLVLRPDMTTPIARTAASKLLKEQVPLRLAYSANVYRAQQREGGRAAEFAQIGVENIGDETISADAEVIALMVSAMKEMGLTQFQVSIGHIRFVEQLFQQILGTEERASTLRRYLYEKNYVGYREHVRALSLSSIDKQRLLKFLHLHGNEDCLQMADELIEDGAGKEAIQELRQLIDLLKDYGIDPYVKFDLSLVSHMSYYTGILFETYADGVGYPVGNGGRYNNLLEKFGQPASATGFGLRLDFLLEAVGELIEAEGIHCLIFSKERRKEAIEAAAKLRAQGEKVVLQDLAGVKDVDRFTSACGNVSYYVGQVKNGGES
- a CDS encoding EndoU domain-containing protein is translated as MRKKISLIIIFSLVISVFAPSVYLKENNDYSLPSSTFGSYTGKENSHVEVGYKEADAWVVLVGRLVIQGTTRLAKVGSKTFKKVPSSTVTNALKNYKGTTYSIGSKKYKLTKTDMKHMLERHHPKYWTDNKKNVKKQTFFDYRLSIKDIENIAISVAKQNREKLSKVSSNGSAQVKGKVDGVEYVLGVEKGHIRQLYPVAK